In the Micromonospora narathiwatensis genome, one interval contains:
- a CDS encoding RraA family protein: MTMDPDSLRRRFAALTTAHVADACLRADVPVRCAPPGVRPVLSGGRAAGRVLPARHVGSVDIFLEAIDRSAPGDVLVVDNAGRTDEACVGDLVVLEAQAAGLAGVVVWGLHRDTGDIRAVGLPVFSLGATPTGPRRLDPRPAEALASAQVGQWRVGPDDLTLADEDGVLFVPADRVGELFDLAESIRDVERRQADRIRAGAPLRAQVGFGAYLTARGSEPALTFREHLRRVGGAIEE; encoded by the coding sequence ATGACCATGGACCCGGACAGCCTGCGCCGGCGGTTCGCCGCGCTGACCACCGCCCACGTCGCCGACGCCTGCCTGCGGGCCGACGTGCCGGTACGATGCGCCCCGCCCGGGGTGCGGCCGGTGCTGTCCGGCGGCCGGGCGGCCGGCCGGGTGCTGCCGGCCCGGCACGTCGGCAGCGTCGACATCTTCCTCGAGGCGATCGACCGGTCCGCGCCCGGCGACGTGCTGGTGGTGGACAACGCCGGGCGTACCGACGAGGCGTGCGTCGGTGACCTGGTGGTGCTGGAGGCACAGGCGGCGGGACTGGCCGGCGTGGTGGTCTGGGGTCTGCACCGCGACACCGGGGACATCCGCGCGGTCGGGCTGCCGGTGTTCAGCCTCGGCGCCACGCCGACCGGGCCGCGGCGGCTCGATCCCCGGCCGGCCGAGGCGCTGGCCTCGGCCCAGGTGGGGCAGTGGCGGGTCGGCCCCGACGACCTGACCCTGGCCGACGAGGACGGCGTGCTCTTCGTACCGGCCGACCGGGTCGGCGAGCTGTTCGACCTGGCCGAGTCCATCCGGGACGTCGAGCGGCGACAGGCCGACCGGATCCGGGCTGGCGCGCCGCTGCGGGCGCAGGTGGGGTTCGGGGCGTACCTGACCGCGCGGGGGAGCGAGCCGGCGTTGACGTTCCGGGAGCACCTGCGCCGGGTGGGCGGCGCGATCGAGGAGTGA
- a CDS encoding winged helix-turn-helix domain-containing protein, giving the protein MRGIPTASLVIGIASSPDERKQLAQLLAGTAAFLIVSSVDQAREFLGVPGAPRVTAPAVEPAVPEAVADVGTPPGLSVDSDRRVLRWSDREIELTPLEHDFLRCLVGTPGQVWTYERLHLQVWGNRHLGRGSDMHSVVRRVRHKLARLDAAATIHAVRGVGFRLATA; this is encoded by the coding sequence ATGAGGGGAATTCCTACCGCGTCCCTGGTTATCGGCATTGCGTCCTCGCCGGACGAACGCAAGCAGCTCGCGCAACTGCTCGCCGGGACGGCGGCCTTCCTGATCGTCTCCAGCGTCGACCAGGCCCGGGAGTTCCTCGGCGTGCCCGGGGCGCCCCGCGTCACGGCGCCGGCCGTCGAACCCGCCGTCCCCGAGGCCGTGGCGGACGTCGGCACGCCGCCCGGACTGAGCGTCGACTCCGACCGACGGGTGCTGCGCTGGTCGGACCGCGAGATCGAACTGACCCCGCTGGAGCACGACTTCCTGCGCTGCCTGGTCGGCACGCCCGGACAGGTGTGGACCTACGAGCGGCTGCACCTGCAGGTCTGGGGCAACCGGCACCTGGGGCGCGGCTCCGACATGCACTCGGTGGTGCGCCGGGTACGGCACAAGCTCGCCAGGCTGGACGCCGCCGCGACGATCCACGCGGTCCGTGGGGTCGGCTTCCGCCTGGCCACCGCCTGA
- a CDS encoding DUF2267 domain-containing protein, with protein MDDNQFIGLVAKRTGTSSEQATALVRATLTTLAERIDGGEARDLAGQLPRGLRPYAFASGETAERFGLDVFVERVSGRGDVDVTQAKDAVTAVFDVLREALPPDAYDDVVSQLPAEYGDVADLTAPFVERTR; from the coding sequence GTGGACGACAATCAGTTCATCGGCCTGGTGGCGAAGCGTACGGGGACGTCGTCGGAGCAGGCGACCGCCCTCGTCCGGGCCACGCTGACCACCCTGGCGGAACGGATCGACGGCGGCGAGGCGCGGGACCTGGCCGGCCAGCTTCCGCGGGGTCTGCGGCCGTACGCTTTCGCCTCCGGTGAGACCGCCGAGCGGTTCGGGCTCGATGTCTTCGTCGAGCGGGTCAGCGGGCGGGGCGACGTCGACGTGACGCAGGCGAAGGACGCGGTGACGGCGGTGTTCGACGTCCTCCGCGAGGCCCTGCCGCCGGACGCGTACGACGATGTCGTCTCGCAGCTTCCGGCGGAGTACGGCGACGTCGCCGACCTGACCGCCCCCTTCGTCGAGCGCACGCGCTGA
- a CDS encoding SigE family RNA polymerase sigma factor, whose translation MPYADVGSSSAGSDEATSFDAFYRATRQRLFDFLHALTGDATEAQDVLHEAYARAWQRWSTVNTYEAPEAWVRTVARRIAVSRWRRARNRFIAHRRSGPPGEIPGPDADRVALLAALARLPVEQRTAIVLHHLCDLPVAEVARETNAPEGTVKARLARGRRALAGLLGVDLEEASHV comes from the coding sequence ATGCCGTACGCCGACGTCGGCTCGTCGTCAGCCGGCAGTGACGAGGCGACCTCCTTCGACGCCTTCTACCGGGCCACCCGGCAGCGGCTCTTCGACTTCCTCCACGCCCTGACCGGGGACGCCACCGAGGCCCAGGACGTGCTGCACGAGGCGTACGCCCGGGCGTGGCAGCGCTGGTCGACGGTGAACACGTACGAAGCGCCCGAGGCGTGGGTACGCACCGTGGCCCGGCGGATCGCGGTGAGCCGGTGGCGGCGGGCCCGCAACCGGTTCATCGCCCACCGCCGGTCCGGCCCGCCGGGAGAGATACCCGGTCCCGACGCGGACCGGGTCGCGCTCCTCGCCGCGCTCGCCCGTCTGCCGGTCGAGCAACGCACCGCCATCGTGCTGCACCACCTCTGCGACCTGCCGGTGGCCGAGGTCGCCCGGGAGACGAACGCGCCCGAGGGCACGGTCAAGGCCCGGCTGGCACGTGGTCGACGTGCCCTCGCCGGCCTGCTCGGCGTCGACCTGGAGGAGGCGAGCCATGTCTGA
- a CDS encoding S8 family serine peptidase, translating to MSAGAALALAATALVTSSTGAQAGTGTGAASPSDKIRPDLAKQLQGKSEGDFWIHFKDKADLSQASAIKDWTKRGTAVAEALQKTAAASQAKVRAELETAGVKYETFWATNAIKVDGGSSTMAQNIAAHAEVDGLYAPIEYKVPEVTEGTNEKTVNALEWGIANIKADKVWSQYGVKGAGITVANIDTGVQFNHPALVNSYRGNNGDGTFDHNYNWYNAAGTCATAPCDNNGHGTHTMGTMAGLDGANQIGVAPEVKWIAANGCCPSDAALISSGQWMLQPRDLNGQNPDASKRPNIINNSWGTTLPSNDPFMEDVTDAWTASGIFGSWSNGNSGPGCQTSGSPGSLTSNYSVGAYDINNNIASFSSRGAGQNGTIKPNIAAPGVNVRSSVPGSSYASFNGTSMASPHLAGAIALLWSAAPSLVGDVNATRTLLNTTAIDKADSQCGGTAANNNVYGEGLLDALALLNAAPIGDTGTLAGTVTDAGTGTPIPGATVALTGAASRELTTGSDGKYSSLLPAGDYQVAVSAFGYQSKTVSATITKNVTTTTNVALAAVPSVTVSGSVTDGSGHGWPLYAKVSVAGPSGVSDYTTPADGRYSFKLPAGSTYSVKVEPQYPGYQTVTKDVVVGSTNVVNNVAVPVAANSCTTAPGYRNGSDGVYETFDGTALPSGWSLVDGLGNGHVWQFNDPGNRGNLTGATGNFAILDSDKYGSGGRQDASLVSPVVNLTNVSAPVIRFNQDFRQLGSNKADVDLSLDGGTTWTNVLRQSTSVRGPLVTEVKIPQAAGNAQTRVRFRYYDASWAWWWQVDNVLIGSQVVCQPIDGGLVLGHVQDKNDNSYVNGATVTSDDKPAEKVTSVATPDDTKLPDGFFWMFSSLTGSHKFTASAGKYVSQSKQVNVATDWVTATSFQLAAGQLSIKPAEIVGTAKMPDGKVSKSFTVTNTGGAPVDVEFSERDGGFVLQRADGSQLSKQQLLASSGAPEQRLNVATSFAAQASGKAATGASAAVGPQAAPWTNIANYPAKVMDNRVVNLDGKVYSIAGGDGTASTAKNYVYDPIAQNWAPIADLPGARNAVTVGVADGKIIATGGWGASGPDGTTWTYDPAANTWTKRANNPAPRAAAGQAVVDGKLYAIGGCTTSSCTPMSNSVVRYDPGSDSWATLPNYPKSVAFLSCGGIDGVVYCTGGNDGSVAQKASYAFDPGANAWTAIADAPADSWASSFAVANGKLLVVGGVQGGAITNAGFAYEPASSSWSSLPNANTARYRGGAACGFYKIGGSSGSFDAAAESEALPGFEQCAATVADVSWMTIDKTSATLAPGQKVTVTVGMSANVDQPGTYTAAVAIKQNTPYTVQPVPVTLTANPPNTWSKLMGTVTGTSCQGAKAPLAGAVVQVDSWANSYTFATDADGKYAYWMDRRNNPLTLIVAKDGWKPQTRQAKLVANTPTVEDFALSPIRC from the coding sequence GTGAGCGCAGGCGCGGCTCTGGCCCTCGCCGCGACAGCTCTGGTCACCAGCAGTACCGGCGCACAGGCCGGAACGGGAACGGGCGCGGCGTCCCCCTCGGACAAGATCCGCCCGGATCTGGCGAAGCAGTTGCAGGGCAAGAGCGAGGGCGACTTCTGGATCCACTTCAAGGACAAGGCCGACCTCAGCCAGGCCAGTGCCATCAAGGACTGGACCAAGCGTGGCACCGCGGTCGCGGAGGCGCTGCAGAAGACCGCCGCGGCGAGCCAGGCCAAGGTCCGGGCCGAGCTCGAAACCGCGGGCGTGAAGTACGAGACCTTCTGGGCGACCAACGCCATCAAGGTCGACGGCGGCTCCTCGACGATGGCGCAGAACATCGCCGCCCACGCCGAGGTCGACGGCCTGTACGCCCCGATCGAGTACAAGGTGCCCGAGGTCACCGAGGGCACCAACGAGAAGACGGTGAACGCCCTCGAGTGGGGCATCGCGAACATCAAGGCCGACAAGGTCTGGTCCCAGTACGGCGTCAAGGGCGCGGGCATCACGGTGGCGAACATCGACACCGGCGTCCAGTTCAACCACCCGGCCCTGGTGAACTCCTACCGCGGCAACAACGGCGACGGCACGTTCGACCACAACTACAACTGGTACAACGCCGCCGGAACCTGCGCCACCGCCCCCTGTGACAACAACGGCCACGGCACCCACACCATGGGCACCATGGCCGGCCTCGACGGGGCGAACCAGATCGGCGTCGCGCCCGAGGTCAAGTGGATCGCCGCGAACGGCTGCTGCCCCAGCGACGCCGCGCTGATCTCCTCCGGCCAGTGGATGCTCCAGCCCCGGGACCTCAACGGTCAGAACCCGGACGCGAGCAAGCGGCCGAACATCATCAACAACTCGTGGGGTACCACGCTGCCCTCCAACGATCCGTTCATGGAGGACGTGACCGACGCGTGGACCGCCTCGGGCATCTTCGGGTCCTGGTCCAACGGCAACAGCGGTCCCGGCTGCCAGACCAGCGGCTCCCCGGGCAGCCTGACCAGCAACTACTCGGTCGGCGCCTACGACATCAACAACAACATCGCGAGCTTCTCCTCGCGGGGCGCCGGGCAGAACGGCACGATCAAGCCGAACATCGCGGCTCCCGGCGTGAACGTCCGGTCGAGTGTTCCGGGCAGCAGCTACGCCAGCTTCAACGGCACCTCGATGGCCTCGCCGCACCTGGCGGGGGCGATCGCGCTGCTGTGGTCGGCGGCACCGTCGCTGGTCGGTGACGTCAACGCGACCCGTACCCTGCTCAACACCACGGCCATCGACAAGGCCGACAGCCAGTGCGGCGGCACCGCGGCGAACAACAACGTCTACGGCGAGGGCCTGCTGGACGCCCTCGCGCTGCTGAACGCGGCCCCGATCGGCGACACCGGCACCCTGGCCGGCACGGTCACGGACGCGGGCACCGGCACGCCGATCCCGGGTGCCACGGTGGCCCTGACCGGTGCGGCCAGCCGCGAGCTGACCACCGGGAGCGACGGCAAGTACTCGTCCCTCCTGCCGGCCGGCGACTACCAGGTGGCCGTGTCGGCGTTCGGCTACCAGAGCAAGACGGTGTCGGCGACCATCACCAAGAACGTGACCACGACGACCAACGTCGCGCTGGCGGCGGTGCCGAGCGTCACCGTCAGCGGATCGGTCACCGACGGTTCCGGACACGGCTGGCCGCTCTACGCGAAGGTGAGCGTCGCGGGCCCGTCGGGCGTGTCCGACTACACCACGCCCGCCGACGGCCGCTACAGCTTCAAGCTCCCGGCCGGGTCGACGTACAGCGTGAAGGTCGAGCCGCAGTACCCGGGCTACCAGACGGTGACCAAGGACGTCGTGGTCGGCTCGACCAACGTCGTCAACAACGTGGCCGTGCCGGTGGCCGCCAACTCCTGCACCACGGCGCCCGGTTACCGCAACGGCTCCGACGGCGTGTACGAGACCTTCGACGGCACCGCTCTGCCGTCGGGCTGGTCCCTGGTGGACGGGCTCGGCAACGGCCACGTCTGGCAGTTCAACGACCCCGGCAACCGCGGCAACCTGACCGGTGCCACCGGCAACTTCGCGATCCTCGACAGCGACAAGTACGGCAGTGGCGGGCGGCAGGACGCCTCGCTCGTCAGCCCGGTCGTCAACCTGACCAACGTCTCGGCGCCGGTGATCCGGTTCAACCAGGACTTCCGCCAGCTGGGCTCCAACAAGGCGGACGTGGACCTGAGCCTCGACGGGGGCACCACCTGGACCAACGTGCTCCGGCAGTCGACCAGCGTCCGCGGACCGCTGGTGACCGAGGTCAAGATCCCGCAGGCCGCCGGCAACGCGCAGACCCGCGTCCGGTTCCGCTACTACGACGCCTCGTGGGCGTGGTGGTGGCAGGTCGACAACGTGCTGATCGGTAGCCAGGTCGTCTGCCAGCCGATCGACGGTGGCCTGGTGCTCGGCCACGTACAGGACAAGAACGACAACAGCTACGTCAACGGCGCCACCGTCACCAGCGACGACAAGCCGGCGGAGAAGGTCACCAGCGTGGCCACCCCGGACGACACCAAGCTGCCCGACGGCTTCTTCTGGATGTTCTCGTCGCTGACCGGCTCGCACAAGTTCACCGCGAGCGCCGGTAAGTACGTCAGCCAGAGCAAGCAGGTCAACGTCGCGACCGACTGGGTGACCGCCACGAGCTTCCAGCTCGCGGCCGGTCAGTTGTCGATCAAGCCGGCCGAGATCGTCGGCACCGCGAAGATGCCCGACGGCAAGGTCAGCAAGAGCTTCACGGTGACCAACACCGGCGGCGCTCCGGTCGACGTCGAGTTCAGCGAGCGGGACGGCGGCTTCGTGCTCCAGCGGGCCGACGGCTCCCAGTTGAGCAAGCAGCAGTTGCTCGCCTCCAGCGGCGCACCCGAGCAGCGGCTCAACGTCGCGACGTCGTTCGCCGCGCAGGCGTCCGGCAAGGCGGCCACCGGCGCCTCCGCCGCGGTCGGCCCGCAGGCCGCGCCCTGGACGAACATCGCCAACTACCCGGCGAAGGTGATGGACAACCGGGTGGTGAACCTCGACGGCAAGGTCTACTCGATCGCCGGCGGCGACGGTACGGCCTCGACCGCGAAGAACTACGTCTACGACCCGATCGCGCAGAACTGGGCGCCGATCGCCGATCTTCCGGGCGCGCGTAACGCCGTGACGGTGGGCGTCGCCGACGGGAAGATCATCGCGACCGGTGGCTGGGGCGCGTCCGGGCCCGACGGCACCACCTGGACGTACGACCCGGCGGCCAACACCTGGACGAAGAGGGCCAACAACCCGGCGCCGCGTGCCGCGGCCGGCCAGGCGGTCGTCGACGGCAAGCTGTACGCCATCGGCGGTTGCACGACCTCGTCCTGCACGCCGATGTCGAACTCCGTCGTCCGCTACGACCCGGGCAGCGACAGCTGGGCGACGTTGCCCAACTACCCGAAGTCGGTGGCGTTCCTGTCCTGCGGCGGGATCGACGGTGTCGTCTACTGCACCGGCGGTAACGACGGGTCGGTGGCGCAGAAGGCCAGCTACGCCTTCGACCCGGGCGCCAACGCCTGGACCGCCATCGCCGACGCGCCGGCCGACAGCTGGGCCAGCTCGTTCGCCGTCGCGAACGGCAAGCTCCTGGTCGTCGGTGGCGTGCAGGGCGGCGCCATCACCAACGCGGGCTTCGCGTACGAGCCGGCCAGCAGCTCGTGGTCCAGCCTGCCGAACGCCAACACCGCCCGCTACCGTGGCGGCGCGGCGTGCGGCTTCTACAAGATCGGCGGCTCGTCGGGCAGCTTCGACGCCGCGGCCGAGAGCGAGGCGCTGCCCGGGTTCGAGCAGTGCGCCGCGACCGTGGCGGACGTCAGCTGGATGACGATCGACAAGACGTCGGCCACGCTGGCGCCGGGTCAGAAGGTCACGGTCACCGTCGGGATGTCGGCGAACGTCGACCAGCCGGGTACGTACACCGCAGCGGTCGCGATCAAGCAGAACACGCCGTACACGGTGCAGCCGGTGCCGGTGACGCTGACCGCGAACCCGCCGAACACCTGGAGCAAGCTGATGGGCACGGTCACCGGGACGAGCTGCCAGGGTGCGAAGGCACCGCTGGCCGGCGCGGTCGTCCAGGTCGACTCGTGGGCCAACTCGTACACCTTCGCCACCGACGCCGACGGCAAGTACGCCTACTGGATGGACCGTCGGAACAACCCGTTGACGCTCATCGTCGCCAAGGACGGCTGGAAGCCCCAGACCCGTCAGGCGAAGCTGGTCGCCAACACGCCCACGGTGGAGGACTTCGCGCTCTCCCCGATCCGCTGTTGA
- a CDS encoding DUF427 domain-containing protein: MPDFPKAITPVDHIEPVPRRVRAFLAAEPVLDTTRARYVWEWPFYPQYYVPSADVRRDLLVDEQRTEPSRRGTARLHGLRVGATTRAGCARWYGDDALPGLADTVRFDWAALDGWFEEDEEVFVHPRNPYARVDALRSTRRVRVELDGTVLAESTSPVLVFETGLPTRYYLDRTDVNFGHLMPSDTATACPYKGRTSNYWSVRGDGTAHPDLAWSYSFPTAALLPIAGLVAFYNEKVDLIVDGERLDRPRTHFS, from the coding sequence GTGCCGGACTTTCCGAAGGCGATCACCCCCGTCGACCACATCGAGCCGGTGCCCCGCCGGGTCCGGGCGTTCCTCGCCGCCGAGCCGGTGCTGGACACCACGCGGGCCCGGTACGTGTGGGAATGGCCGTTCTACCCGCAGTACTACGTCCCGAGCGCGGACGTGCGTCGTGACCTGCTCGTCGACGAGCAGCGTACGGAGCCGTCGCGGCGCGGCACCGCGCGGCTGCACGGGCTGCGGGTCGGCGCCACCACCCGGGCCGGCTGCGCGCGGTGGTACGGAGACGACGCGCTGCCCGGGCTGGCGGACACCGTCCGGTTCGACTGGGCCGCGCTGGACGGCTGGTTCGAGGAGGACGAGGAGGTGTTCGTCCATCCCCGGAACCCGTACGCCCGGGTGGACGCGCTGCGCTCCACGCGCCGCGTCCGGGTGGAGCTGGACGGGACGGTGCTGGCCGAGTCGACCTCGCCGGTGCTGGTCTTCGAGACCGGCCTGCCGACCCGCTACTACCTCGACCGGACCGACGTGAACTTCGGGCACCTGATGCCGTCGGACACCGCGACCGCGTGCCCGTACAAGGGCCGGACCAGCAACTACTGGTCGGTACGCGGCGACGGCACGGCGCACCCGGACCTGGCCTGGTCGTACAGCTTCCCGACCGCCGCGCTGCTGCCGATCGCCGGGCTGGTCGCCTTCTACAACGAGAAGGTCGACCTGATCGTCGACGGGGAGCGGCTGGACCGGCCGCGTACCCACTTCTCCTGA
- a CDS encoding L,D-transpeptidase family protein produces the protein MLPVRPPTTHHPASRAALGMALLVAAGLAVPVGPASAAAPVTGATTVTSAAPVTLAAASQSVLRQGSKGTAVTTLQRRLTALHYDVGTVDGDFGPSTFHAVVAFQKVNGLTRDGIVGPRTWSALDRPVVPKPKYTHPGYSVEANLTKQVLYLAKNGTVVRVLDASSGKASTPTPTGNYTVQRRIDGWRQSDLGLLWRPNYFYNGYAVHGATSVPAYPASHGCVRVPIPAMNRLWSTIRVGTPVHIYR, from the coding sequence ATGTTGCCCGTCAGACCACCAACCACCCACCACCCCGCCTCGCGGGCCGCCCTCGGGATGGCCCTGCTGGTGGCCGCCGGCCTGGCCGTCCCGGTCGGACCGGCGTCGGCGGCCGCACCGGTCACCGGCGCGACCACCGTCACCAGCGCCGCCCCCGTGACGCTCGCCGCCGCCAGCCAGTCGGTCCTGCGGCAGGGCTCCAAGGGCACGGCGGTGACCACGCTGCAGCGCCGGCTCACCGCACTGCACTACGACGTCGGCACCGTCGACGGCGACTTCGGACCGTCGACCTTCCACGCGGTCGTCGCCTTCCAGAAGGTGAACGGCCTCACCCGCGACGGCATCGTGGGGCCGCGCACCTGGTCGGCGCTCGACCGCCCGGTCGTGCCCAAGCCGAAGTACACCCACCCGGGCTACTCGGTGGAGGCCAACCTCACCAAGCAGGTGCTGTACCTGGCCAAGAACGGCACGGTGGTGCGCGTCCTGGACGCCTCCAGCGGCAAGGCCAGCACGCCGACCCCGACCGGCAACTACACCGTGCAGCGGCGCATCGACGGCTGGCGGCAGAGTGACCTCGGCCTGCTGTGGCGGCCGAACTACTTCTACAACGGCTACGCGGTGCACGGCGCCACGTCGGTGCCGGCGTACCCGGCCAGCCACGGGTGCGTACGGGTGCCGATCCCGGCGATGAACCGGCTCTGGTCGACCATCCGGGTCGGCACGCCGGTACACATCTACCGCTGA
- a CDS encoding multidrug effflux MFS transporter — MTATVETIETPTPPPLAGDLMSTRQRLRLVLVLGSLIAIGPLTIDMYLPALPAITTDLHTTSAAVQLTLTGTLAGLALGQLLIGPLSDAVGRRRPLLAGIGLHIVASALCAIAPDIGVVGALRVLQGLGVAASSVVAMAVVRDLFSGAAFARLFSRLMLVMGVAPILAPTLGSGLLRWSDWRGVFVALAVFGVLLVAVAAVGLPETLPPERRRRGGVTATARDYATLLRDRTFVGLVLVAGLAMAALFAYVAGSSFVFQQQYGLDEQQFGLAFGAGAVGLITATQLNVRLLRRYPPQRILVTALGVGTLAGLVLLVVAATGFGGLATILASLWVVLAAAGLAMPNAPALALSRHGEAAGTAAALLGAVQFGVGALAAPLVGALGTGSVAMASVVAGGMVTATVVLLTVVRPARLAELEPTAVAVAAH; from the coding sequence ATGACCGCGACCGTCGAAACAATCGAGACACCCACGCCGCCCCCGCTGGCCGGCGACCTGATGAGCACCCGGCAACGGCTGCGCCTCGTCCTCGTCCTCGGCTCGCTGATCGCCATCGGGCCGCTGACCATCGACATGTACCTGCCAGCTCTCCCGGCCATCACCACCGACCTGCACACCACGTCGGCGGCCGTCCAGCTCACCCTCACCGGCACCCTCGCCGGCCTCGCCCTCGGGCAGTTGCTGATCGGCCCGCTCTCCGACGCGGTGGGTCGGCGCAGGCCGCTGCTCGCCGGCATCGGCCTGCACATCGTGGCGTCCGCGCTGTGCGCGATCGCGCCGGACATCGGCGTGGTCGGGGCCCTGCGCGTGCTCCAGGGGCTCGGTGTCGCGGCCAGCTCCGTGGTGGCGATGGCGGTCGTCCGCGACCTGTTCAGCGGCGCCGCCTTCGCGAGGCTCTTCTCCCGCCTGATGCTGGTGATGGGCGTCGCCCCGATCCTGGCCCCGACCCTCGGCAGCGGGCTGCTGCGCTGGTCGGACTGGCGGGGCGTGTTCGTGGCCCTCGCCGTCTTCGGCGTACTGCTGGTCGCCGTCGCGGCCGTCGGGCTCCCGGAAACCCTGCCGCCCGAGCGGCGCCGCCGCGGCGGGGTGACCGCCACCGCCCGGGACTACGCCACCCTGCTGCGCGACCGGACGTTCGTCGGCCTCGTGCTGGTCGCCGGCCTCGCCATGGCGGCGCTCTTCGCGTACGTGGCCGGCTCGTCGTTCGTCTTCCAGCAGCAGTACGGGCTCGACGAGCAGCAGTTCGGGCTCGCCTTCGGCGCCGGTGCCGTCGGGCTGATCACCGCCACCCAGCTCAACGTGCGGCTGCTGCGCCGCTACCCGCCGCAGCGGATCCTCGTCACCGCGCTCGGGGTGGGCACCCTGGCCGGACTGGTGCTGCTCGTCGTCGCCGCCACCGGCTTCGGCGGCCTCGCCACCATCCTGGCCTCGCTGTGGGTGGTGCTCGCCGCGGCCGGGCTCGCCATGCCGAACGCACCCGCCCTGGCACTGTCCCGGCACGGCGAGGCGGCGGGCACCGCCGCCGCGCTGCTCGGCGCGGTGCAGTTCGGCGTCGGCGCCCTCGCCGCGCCGCTGGTCGGCGCGCTCGGCACCGGAAGCGTGGCGATGGCCTCGGTGGTCGCCGGCGGCATGGTCACGGCGACGGTCGTCCTGCTGACCGTCGTCCGGCCCGCGCGGCTGGCCGAACTCGAACCGACCGCGGTCGCCGTGGCCGCACACTGA
- a CDS encoding dienelactone hydrolase family protein yields the protein MQTTTVDVPTDDGVADAYLVRPDGDGAFPAVLFFADAFGLRPAVARMAETIAARGYVVLVPNLFYRSGRAPLIDLSALSDANRRGELFERIGPMMRALTPEVVARDTAAYLDFLAGQPVVASGPAAITGYCMGGTNALRAIAAYPDRIAAAAAFHAGRVVTDAPDSPHLAVGSVTGELYFGHADQDSSMTVEQIATLEKTLDAAGVRYRSELYTGAPHGYTQSDTPMYDEQATERHWAALFDLLDRTLRR from the coding sequence GTGCAGACGACGACCGTGGACGTGCCGACCGACGACGGCGTCGCCGACGCGTACCTTGTCCGGCCGGACGGGGACGGGGCCTTCCCGGCCGTCCTGTTCTTCGCCGACGCGTTCGGGCTGCGCCCGGCCGTGGCGCGGATGGCGGAGACGATCGCCGCCCGCGGCTACGTCGTGCTGGTGCCGAATCTCTTCTACCGCTCCGGCCGCGCGCCGCTGATCGACCTGTCCGCGCTCTCCGACGCGAACCGGCGCGGGGAGCTGTTCGAGCGGATCGGACCCATGATGCGGGCCCTGACCCCGGAGGTGGTGGCCCGGGACACCGCCGCCTACCTGGACTTCCTCGCCGGGCAGCCGGTTGTCGCGTCCGGCCCGGCCGCGATCACCGGTTACTGCATGGGCGGCACGAACGCGCTGCGGGCCATCGCGGCGTACCCGGACCGGATCGCCGCGGCGGCCGCCTTCCACGCCGGCCGGGTGGTCACCGACGCCCCGGACAGCCCGCACCTGGCCGTCGGCTCGGTCACCGGCGAGCTGTACTTCGGCCACGCCGACCAGGACTCGTCGATGACCGTCGAGCAGATCGCCACGCTGGAGAAGACCCTGGACGCGGCCGGGGTCAGGTACCGCTCGGAGCTCTACACCGGCGCCCCGCACGGCTACACCCAGTCCGACACGCCGATGTACGACGAGCAGGCCACCGAGCGACACTGGGCCGCGCTGTTCGACCTCCTCGACCGGACGTTGCGCCGCTGA